The following are encoded together in the Perca fluviatilis chromosome 23, GENO_Pfluv_1.0, whole genome shotgun sequence genome:
- the fam3c gene encoding protein FAM3C isoform X1 translates to MVRAGGVLKFAALIFAFLLAVFLAFQLLEINLDFKLSSVISRSMPVNEGSAKPVRYKCGLSKSCPLGHFAFKMTSGAASVVGPRICLEDKLLMSGVKNNVGRGINIALVDGRTGDAIKTEFFDMWAGDVAPFIKFLKEIDEGTVVMMASFDDPSTKLNDEARKLIADLGSSAVSNLGFRDNWIFVGGKGIKTKSPFEQHIKNSADTNKFEGWPEVLEMEGCVPQRQD, encoded by the exons ATGGTCAGGGCTGGCG GTGTTTTGAAGTTTGCAGCGCTTATCTTTGCATTCCTCCTAGCAGTCTTTCTGGCTTTTCAGCTGCTAGAGATCAACCTCGACTTCAAACTGAGCAGTGTGATTT CAAGATCTATGCCAGTGAATGAAGGCT CAGCAAAGCCAGTCAGGTACAAGTGTGGGCTGTCCAAGTCATGTCCTCTTGGACACTTTGCCTTCAAGATGACGAGTGGCGCGGCCAGTGTGGTGGGGCCCAGAATCTGTCTGGAGGACAAATT ACTAATGAGCGGTGTGAAGAACAACGTGGGGAGAGGAATCAACATTGCCCTGGTTGATG GGAGAACAGGGGATGCTATTAAGACTGAGTTTTTTGATATGTGGGCAGGAG ATGTGGCTCCCTTCATTAAATTCCTGAAGGAAATTGATGAAGGGACAGTCGTGATGATGGCGTCATTTGATGATCCCTCAACAAA ACTCAATGATGAAGCCAGGAAGCTAATTGCTGATCTGGGTAGCTCAGCTGTCAGTAATTTGGGTTTCCGCGATAACTGGATCTTTGTCGGAGGGAAAGGCATCAAGACCAAGAGTCCGTTTGAGCAG CATATAAAGAACAGTGCAGACACTAACAAATTTGAGGGATGGCCCGAGGTGTTGGAGATGGAAGGCTGCGTGCCTCAGAGGCAGGACTGA
- the fam3c gene encoding protein FAM3C isoform X2: MVRAGGVLKFAALIFAFLLAVFLAFQLLEINLDFKLSSVISRSMPVNEGSKPVRYKCGLSKSCPLGHFAFKMTSGAASVVGPRICLEDKLLMSGVKNNVGRGINIALVDGRTGDAIKTEFFDMWAGDVAPFIKFLKEIDEGTVVMMASFDDPSTKLNDEARKLIADLGSSAVSNLGFRDNWIFVGGKGIKTKSPFEQHIKNSADTNKFEGWPEVLEMEGCVPQRQD; this comes from the exons ATGGTCAGGGCTGGCG GTGTTTTGAAGTTTGCAGCGCTTATCTTTGCATTCCTCCTAGCAGTCTTTCTGGCTTTTCAGCTGCTAGAGATCAACCTCGACTTCAAACTGAGCAGTGTGATTT CAAGATCTATGCCAGTGAATGAAGGCT CAAAGCCAGTCAGGTACAAGTGTGGGCTGTCCAAGTCATGTCCTCTTGGACACTTTGCCTTCAAGATGACGAGTGGCGCGGCCAGTGTGGTGGGGCCCAGAATCTGTCTGGAGGACAAATT ACTAATGAGCGGTGTGAAGAACAACGTGGGGAGAGGAATCAACATTGCCCTGGTTGATG GGAGAACAGGGGATGCTATTAAGACTGAGTTTTTTGATATGTGGGCAGGAG ATGTGGCTCCCTTCATTAAATTCCTGAAGGAAATTGATGAAGGGACAGTCGTGATGATGGCGTCATTTGATGATCCCTCAACAAA ACTCAATGATGAAGCCAGGAAGCTAATTGCTGATCTGGGTAGCTCAGCTGTCAGTAATTTGGGTTTCCGCGATAACTGGATCTTTGTCGGAGGGAAAGGCATCAAGACCAAGAGTCCGTTTGAGCAG CATATAAAGAACAGTGCAGACACTAACAAATTTGAGGGATGGCCCGAGGTGTTGGAGATGGAAGGCTGCGTGCCTCAGAGGCAGGACTGA